From Caminibacter mediatlanticus TB-2, the proteins below share one genomic window:
- the guaB gene encoding IMP dehydrogenase codes for MRIKYKALTFEDVLLVPKYSEVLPKQVDITTRFTKNVTLNIPIISAAMDTVTESRAAIALARLGGIGVIHKNMDITTQAKEVEKVKKSESGIIIDPIKIKPNETLAKAENIMATYKISGVPVVDDEGKLIGILTNRDMRFEKDYSKKVKDVMTKMPLITAKEGITLEEAEQILHKNKIEKLPIIDENGYLKGLITIKDIQKKKEYPNANKDKFGRLRVAAAIGVGNGIERAEVLVKAGVDVIVIDSAHGHSKGIIDLVKAVKEKFDVDIVAGNVATAEATRDLIKAGADAVKVGIGPGSICTTRIVAGVGVPQISAIDECAREAAKYNVPVIADGGIKYSGDIAKAIAVGASSVMIGSLLAGTEEAPGESIMYQGRKYKTYRGMGSIGAMQKGSNDRYFQEGTAADKLVPEGIEGMVPYRGKIADVIHQLIGGLRASMGYCGAKDIPTFQEVAEFVEITSAGLKESHVHDVTITKEAPNYHQ; via the coding sequence ATGAGAATTAAATATAAAGCTTTAACATTTGAGGATGTTTTATTAGTACCAAAATATTCAGAAGTATTGCCAAAACAAGTTGATATTACTACAAGATTTACAAAAAATGTAACTTTAAATATTCCTATTATTTCAGCTGCAATGGACACTGTAACAGAATCAAGGGCTGCAATCGCACTTGCAAGACTTGGAGGTATTGGAGTTATTCATAAAAATATGGATATAACTACACAAGCAAAAGAAGTAGAAAAAGTTAAAAAGAGTGAGAGTGGGATTATTATTGATCCTATAAAAATAAAACCAAATGAAACATTAGCAAAAGCAGAAAACATTATGGCTACTTATAAAATTTCTGGTGTGCCAGTTGTAGATGATGAAGGAAAGCTTATTGGAATATTGACTAATAGAGATATGAGGTTTGAAAAGGATTATTCAAAAAAAGTAAAAGATGTTATGACAAAAATGCCTTTAATTACTGCCAAAGAGGGAATTACTCTTGAAGAGGCTGAACAAATCTTACATAAAAATAAAATAGAAAAACTTCCAATTATTGATGAAAATGGATATTTAAAAGGTCTTATTACGATTAAAGATATTCAAAAGAAAAAAGAATATCCAAATGCAAATAAAGATAAATTTGGAAGATTAAGAGTGGCAGCAGCTATTGGTGTTGGAAATGGAATTGAAAGGGCTGAGGTGTTAGTAAAAGCAGGAGTTGATGTAATTGTAATTGATTCAGCTCATGGGCATTCAAAAGGGATAATTGATTTAGTAAAAGCTGTAAAAGAGAAATTTGATGTTGATATAGTAGCTGGAAATGTAGCAACAGCTGAGGCTACAAGAGATTTAATTAAAGCTGGTGCTGATGCAGTAAAAGTTGGAATTGGGCCTGGTAGTATTTGTACAACAAGAATTGTAGCAGGTGTTGGAGTCCCACAAATTAGTGCTATTGATGAATGTGCAAGAGAGGCTGCAAAATATAATGTGCCTGTAATTGCTGATGGTGGAATTAAATATTCAGGTGATATAGCAAAAGCAATAGCAGTTGGAGCAAGTAGTGTAATGATTGGAAGTTTACTTGCAGGTACAGAAGAAGCTCCTGGTGAAAGTATTATGTATCAAGGAAGAAAATATAAAACATATAGGGGTATGGGAAGTATTGGTGCTATGCAAAAAGGAAGTAATGATAGATATTTCCAAGAAGGGACAGCTGCTGATAAGTTAGTACCTGAGGGAATTGAAGGAATGGTTCCATATCGAGGAAAAATAGCAGATGTAATTCATCAATTAATTGGAGGACTAAGAGCAAGTATGGGATATTGTGGTGCAAAAGATATACCTACATTTCAAGAAGTAGCTGAATTTGTAGAAATAACTTCTGCTGGACTTAAAGAATCTCATGTTCATGATGTAACTATTACAAAAGAAGCTCCTAATTATCATCAATAA
- a CDS encoding TAXI family TRAP transporter solute-binding subunit — MKKLVLSTLTAAFLSTSAFAYQFITIGTGSVTGVYYPTGGAICRLMNKEKRKTGVKCTVESTGGSVYNINAIKKGELDFGIAQSDVVYQAYNGEGKFKGKPFKGLRVVMSIHPELLTLVVRKDSGIKNFFDLKGHRINIGNPGSGNEAAVKTLFDYCKKMNLKDIKVEQLKVSECPNALKDKKIDGYFYMVGHPTANIKDAANSTQIDLISLDNVPAAQKLVAEKPYYAWGVIPAGMYKGVNHPTKTYGVKAILVTSDKMDDKTVYYLTKAILDNFDKFKRMHPAYKNLTKKDLLKGFDLKMMHPGAKKAFEEAGLLPK, encoded by the coding sequence ATGAAAAAATTAGTATTAAGTACACTAACAGCAGCATTTTTATCAACAAGTGCATTTGCATATCAGTTTATTACAATTGGTACAGGTAGTGTAACAGGAGTTTATTATCCAACAGGTGGTGCAATATGTAGACTTATGAATAAAGAAAAAAGAAAAACAGGAGTAAAATGTACGGTTGAGAGTACAGGAGGAAGTGTATATAACATTAATGCAATAAAAAAAGGTGAGCTTGATTTTGGTATTGCACAAAGTGATGTTGTATATCAAGCATATAATGGTGAAGGTAAGTTTAAAGGAAAGCCTTTTAAAGGTTTAAGAGTTGTTATGTCAATTCATCCAGAGTTATTAACTCTTGTTGTAAGAAAAGATAGTGGAATTAAAAACTTTTTTGATTTAAAAGGTCATAGAATTAATATTGGAAATCCTGGAAGTGGTAATGAAGCAGCAGTAAAAACACTTTTTGATTATTGTAAAAAAATGAATTTAAAAGATATTAAAGTAGAACAATTAAAAGTAAGTGAATGTCCAAATGCTTTAAAAGATAAAAAAATTGATGGATATTTCTATATGGTAGGACATCCAACTGCGAATATTAAAGATGCAGCAAACTCAACTCAAATTGATTTAATATCACTTGATAATGTACCAGCAGCACAAAAACTTGTAGCAGAAAAACCTTATTATGCTTGGGGAGTAATTCCAGCTGGAATGTATAAAGGTGTAAATCATCCAACTAAAACTTATGGTGTAAAAGCAATTTTAGTAACATCAGATAAAATGGATGATAAAACTGTTTATTATTTAACAAAAGCAATTTTAGATAATTTTGACAAATTTAAAAGAATGCATCCGGCTTATAAAAACTTAACTAAAAAAGATTTACTTAAAGGTTTTGATTTAAAAATGATGCATCCAGGTGCAAAAAAAGCTTTCGAGGAAGCTGGATTACTTCCTAAGTAA
- a CDS encoding TRAP transporter permease, whose translation MSKPDILKIDKDLDKEIDEVEKEAIKGKINKDLEEEILTELEGQRNFLPNSIYYWLIALIAFSWSLYQLYVSYFPVNSTIVRSIHLAFAMVLAFLIYPIAKKPKFLKKIPWYDYLLAIIGGLGAAYIAIDYVGLSNRPGDYLLRDVVIGVIFIIILLEAGRRVIGFALSIVAIIFLLYDKFGQYLPDIISHKGASIEKIIAQMYLTTEGIFGVPLGVSAGFVFLFVLFGSLLERAGAGEYFIKLAYAMLGKYSGGPAKASVVASGLTGIISGSSTANVVTTGVFTIPLMKKAGFPPEKAAAIEVAASTNGQLMPPVMGAAAFIIAEFLGLSYTDVIIAAAIPAITSYLALFYIVHLEAKKLGLKGEDPSKLPPKWQTFISGLHYLIPVIYLMYVLIVLRQSAQMAAFSAIWLLMVVMIIQYPFKAIFIEKRKVKKEDFFQGFIDIFHGMVNGARNMVPIALATAIAGIVVGSITLTGIGQVLLDVIDTLSNGNILIVLLLTAIISLILGMGLPTTANYIVVASLTAPVMLQLAQDNGFIIPAIAAHLFVFYFGILADDTPPVGIAAYAAAGIAKSDPIKTGLQGFAYDIRTAILPFMFFFNTELLLINSVNEWDINEFSFITNPIQIAIIFLTAILGMFAFASSTQGYFMGRLNIIQRALFLVAVPFFMLPNLMVKYLHIPNEYISYLIGLLIWVIIFFWQKTSKK comes from the coding sequence ATGTCAAAGCCTGATATTTTAAAAATTGATAAAGACCTTGATAAAGAAATTGATGAAGTAGAAAAAGAAGCCATAAAAGGTAAAATTAATAAAGACCTTGAAGAAGAGATTTTAACCGAACTTGAAGGTCAAAGAAATTTTCTTCCTAATTCAATATATTATTGGCTAATTGCATTAATTGCTTTTTCGTGGTCATTATATCAACTTTATGTAAGTTATTTTCCCGTAAATTCTACAATAGTAAGAAGTATTCATTTAGCATTTGCAATGGTTTTAGCATTTTTAATCTATCCTATTGCAAAAAAACCTAAATTTTTAAAAAAAATTCCCTGGTATGATTATTTATTAGCAATCATTGGAGGGCTTGGTGCAGCATATATAGCGATTGATTATGTAGGTCTTTCTAATAGACCAGGTGATTATTTACTAAGAGATGTAGTAATTGGAGTTATTTTTATAATAATTTTACTTGAAGCTGGAAGAAGAGTTATTGGTTTTGCATTAAGTATAGTAGCAATTATTTTTTTACTTTATGATAAATTTGGCCAATATTTACCTGATATTATATCCCATAAAGGGGCAAGTATTGAGAAGATTATTGCACAAATGTATTTAACAACTGAGGGAATTTTTGGTGTTCCACTTGGAGTTAGTGCAGGGTTTGTATTCTTATTTGTATTATTTGGTAGTCTACTTGAAAGGGCTGGAGCAGGAGAGTATTTTATAAAGCTTGCTTATGCAATGCTTGGAAAGTATAGTGGTGGACCTGCAAAAGCAAGTGTTGTTGCGAGTGGTCTTACAGGTATTATTAGTGGTAGTTCTACTGCAAATGTTGTGACAACAGGAGTTTTTACAATTCCACTTATGAAAAAAGCAGGATTTCCTCCTGAAAAAGCAGCAGCAATTGAGGTAGCAGCTTCTACTAATGGTCAACTTATGCCACCAGTTATGGGAGCAGCAGCATTTATTATTGCTGAATTTTTAGGATTATCTTATACTGATGTAATTATTGCAGCAGCAATTCCAGCAATTACAAGTTATTTAGCTTTGTTTTATATTGTTCATTTAGAAGCAAAAAAACTTGGTCTTAAAGGGGAAGACCCATCAAAACTTCCTCCAAAATGGCAAACATTTATAAGTGGACTTCATTATTTAATTCCTGTAATTTATTTAATGTATGTTTTAATAGTCCTTCGTCAATCGGCCCAAATGGCAGCATTTAGTGCTATTTGGCTTTTAATGGTAGTTATGATTATTCAATATCCTTTTAAAGCTATCTTTATTGAAAAAAGAAAAGTAAAAAAAGAAGATTTTTTCCAAGGCTTTATTGATATATTCCACGGAATGGTAAATGGTGCAAGAAATATGGTCCCAATTGCTCTTGCAACTGCGATTGCTGGTATTGTAGTTGGAAGTATTACTCTAACAGGTATTGGTCAAGTTTTACTTGATGTTATAGATACTTTATCAAATGGTAATATCTTAATAGTTTTACTTTTAACAGCTATAATTTCATTAATTCTTGGAATGGGACTTCCAACAACTGCAAATTATATTGTTGTAGCTTCTCTTACAGCACCTGTTATGCTACAACTTGCGCAAGATAATGGATTTATAATTCCAGCTATTGCTGCTCATTTATTTGTGTTTTATTTTGGGATTTTAGCTGATGATACTCCTCCTGTTGGAATTGCTGCTTATGCAGCAGCAGGTATTGCAAAATCAGACCCTATAAAAACGGGTCTTCAAGGTTTTGCGTATGATATTAGGACCGCAATACTTCCTTTTATGTTTTTCTTTAATACTGAGCTTTTATTAATAAATAGTGTGAATGAATGGGATATAAATGAATTTAGTTTTATTACAAATCCAATACAAATAGCAATTATATTCTTAACAGCAATTTTAGGAATGTTTGCATTTGCTTCTTCAACCCAAGGTTATTTTATGGGAAGATTAAATATAATTCAGAGGGCATTATTTTTAGTAGCTGTGCCATTTTTTATGTTACCAAATTTGATGGTAAAATATTTACACATTCCTAATGAATATATTTCTTATTTAATAGGCTTATTAATCTGGGTAATTATATTTTTCTGGCAAAAAACTTCTAAAAAATAA
- a CDS encoding PqqD family peptide modification chaperone: protein MLVKEMIIDENNIATIPSLGLTFKVNDMAKKIIELIKQDKTKEEIVEIISKEENVNWGQVYKDIEDFYIKLKVYGLL, encoded by the coding sequence ATGTTAGTTAAAGAAATGATTATTGATGAAAATAATATTGCAACTATACCTTCACTTGGTCTGACGTTTAAAGTGAATGATATGGCAAAAAAAATAATTGAATTAATAAAACAAGATAAAACAAAAGAAGAGATAGTTGAAATTATTTCAAAAGAAGAAAATGTAAATTGGGGGCAGGTATATAAAGATATTGAAGATTTTTATATTAAATTAAAAGTATATGGATTATTATGA
- a CDS encoding ATP-grasp domain-containing protein yields the protein MKIAISGLNNNENPAPGIGVARSLRKYNLIGLSYDVNESGIYEGLFEKVYLMPFPSIGWEDMKNRLIEIKKNGLDILIPNLDAELPMFIKYQKELKEMGIKTYLPSLEQFEKRDKSKLSKLCEEFGVKYPKTKEVFSLEELYKAVKEIGFPCMIKGNYYKAYKALNIDEAIEYFYKISNEWGFPILVQEVVNGIEINYVGFSVNGELKGGVGIKKLTTTNLGKVWNALSIKNEALLNLADTFCKATSWRGGFEVEAISDGKDIYLIEINPRFPAWVNFATKLGINLPKMLVDTILGKEIKRDLNYPYEKMYIRYVDENVVDFEMYKKLLAKKEL from the coding sequence ATGAAAATAGCTATTAGTGGACTTAATAATAATGAAAATCCTGCCCCAGGTATTGGTGTAGCAAGATCGTTGAGAAAATATAATTTAATTGGTCTAAGTTATGATGTAAATGAGAGTGGTATTTATGAAGGATTGTTTGAAAAAGTTTATTTAATGCCTTTTCCATCTATTGGCTGGGAAGATATGAAAAATAGGCTTATTGAAATTAAGAAAAATGGCCTTGATATTTTAATTCCAAATTTAGATGCAGAACTTCCAATGTTTATAAAATATCAAAAAGAATTAAAAGAAATGGGAATAAAAACTTATCTTCCAAGTTTAGAACAATTTGAAAAAAGAGATAAATCCAAGTTATCTAAACTTTGTGAAGAATTTGGAGTTAAATATCCAAAAACAAAAGAAGTTTTTAGTTTAGAAGAGTTATATAAAGCTGTAAAAGAGATAGGATTTCCTTGTATGATTAAAGGAAATTATTACAAAGCTTATAAAGCATTAAATATAGATGAGGCAATTGAATATTTTTATAAAATTTCTAATGAATGGGGATTTCCAATTTTAGTCCAAGAAGTAGTAAATGGAATTGAGATTAATTATGTAGGTTTTAGTGTAAATGGAGAGCTTAAAGGTGGAGTAGGTATTAAAAAACTTACAACTACTAATCTTGGAAAAGTTTGGAATGCTTTAAGTATAAAAAATGAAGCTTTATTAAACTTAGCAGATACTTTTTGTAAGGCAACTTCTTGGAGGGGCGGATTTGAGGTTGAAGCTATTAGTGATGGAAAAGATATTTATTTAATAGAGATTAATCCAAGATTTCCAGCGTGGGTTAATTTTGCAACTAAGCTTGGAATTAATCTTCCAAAAATGCTTGTTGATACAATTTTAGGAAAAGAGATAAAAAGAGATTTAAATTATCCTTATGAAAAAATGTATATAAGATATGTAGATGAAAATGTTGTAGATTTTGAAATGTATAAAAAACTTTTAGCAAAAAAGGAGCTATAA
- a CDS encoding alanine racemase, with protein sequence MYKKPVIEKIDTFASKVPSSPYKTQRIKKEIDGVDVYDLVKEFGSPLFVFSERDIENKYLEFKEAFSSRYPDVEFWWSYKTNYLGAICKVFHKLGSKAEVVSEFEYQKARHLGIDGKDIIFNGPYKSKEALEVAVKEGAKIHIDHWDEINDLEEIADKLGVNIPVAIRCNMNTGVYPLWSRFGFNIDNNEAYDAIKRIYEGKKLYLTGLHTHIGTFMLSADAYRVAAKKLTELKNRVEEEFGFNIEYLDLGGGFASKNRLKGVYQPPEVIVPTPDDYAIAITDTIYATNKGNLPKLYLETGRALIDEAGYLLTSVFASKRLPDGKVSYILDAGVNLLYTSFWYNFDIFLSKKYDDISELSILNGPLCMNIDVIADNIYLPPLNRGDVVTIAPVGAYNVTQWMQFIRYRPAVVLIDKNSNPHLIREKEDLEDIIKREIIPEYLK encoded by the coding sequence ATGTATAAAAAACCTGTAATTGAAAAAATTGATACTTTTGCATCAAAAGTTCCATCATCACCTTACAAAACTCAAAGAATAAAAAAAGAGATTGATGGGGTTGATGTTTATGACTTAGTTAAAGAATTTGGAAGTCCATTATTTGTATTTAGCGAAAGAGATATAGAAAATAAATATTTAGAATTTAAAGAAGCGTTTAGTAGTAGGTATCCTGATGTTGAATTTTGGTGGAGTTATAAAACTAACTATTTAGGTGCTATTTGCAAAGTATTTCATAAACTTGGAAGTAAAGCTGAGGTTGTAAGTGAGTTTGAATATCAAAAAGCAAGACATTTAGGAATTGATGGAAAAGATATTATCTTTAATGGTCCATATAAAAGTAAAGAAGCATTAGAAGTTGCTGTAAAAGAAGGTGCAAAAATTCATATTGACCATTGGGATGAGATTAATGACTTAGAAGAGATTGCTGATAAACTTGGCGTTAATATTCCTGTTGCTATTAGATGTAATATGAATACAGGTGTATATCCATTATGGAGTAGATTTGGATTTAATATTGATAATAATGAAGCATATGATGCAATAAAAAGAATATATGAAGGAAAAAAATTATATCTAACTGGTCTTCATACTCATATTGGTACTTTTATGTTAAGCGCAGATGCTTATAGAGTTGCTGCTAAAAAATTAACAGAACTTAAAAATAGAGTTGAAGAAGAGTTTGGATTTAATATTGAATATCTTGATTTAGGCGGAGGTTTTGCAAGCAAAAATAGATTAAAAGGAGTATATCAACCACCAGAAGTAATTGTACCAACTCCAGATGATTATGCAATTGCAATTACTGATACAATTTATGCAACAAATAAGGGAAATTTACCAAAACTTTATCTTGAAACAGGTAGGGCTTTAATTGATGAAGCAGGGTATTTATTAACATCAGTTTTTGCAAGTAAAAGACTTCCAGATGGAAAAGTTAGTTATATTTTAGATGCTGGGGTTAATTTACTTTATACATCATTTTGGTATAACTTTGATATATTTTTGAGTAAAAAATATGATGATATTAGTGAGTTATCTATATTAAATGGACCATTGTGTATGAATATAGATGTAATTGCTGATAATATTTACCTTCCTCCATTAAATAGAGGCGATGTTGTAACAATTGCGCCAGTTGGTGCATATAATGTAACTCAATGGATGCAATTTATTAGGTATAGACCAGCAGTTGTGTTAATTGATAAAAATTCTAATCCTCATTTAATTAGAGAAAAAGAGGATTTAGAAGATATTATAAAAAGAGAAATAATTCCAGAATATTTAAAATGA
- a CDS encoding urea transporter — translation MKKIELILKPYVSIIFLRDVKVGIVLFFLSFLIPSVGILGLIGLISTIVFANFTNTKEEYLKYGFYLYNSLLVGMGIGYFYEVSFLTVILTIFFSILTFLISFSLNKVFYKYALPILSLPFAFVSMIFYLSSIKYTTLLSNIINRYSVFDINFPFSNFFKSLGTIVFLPLNLAGIVIFLILLFYSRIMAFLSVIGFVVGVYFHYLFVGEYAFSSLFNFNFILISIALGSIFLIPHIKSYLISLIAVILSVFLIDAMEVFFNLYNLPVYTLPFNIVVLLFLMLLYFSNFKYYNFSIKATPERSLEYFLSNVFRFGGNAIKINLPFNGKWVVYQAFDGEWTHKGKWKYAYDFVKKINGKSYKNDGLCLSDYYAFGENVVSPINGYIVSLRADLPDNPIGVVDRENNWGNYVIIKSDFGYYVEISHLMQNSMKVKVGDYVKVGDIIAKCGNSGYSPEPHIHIQVQKDAFLGSETLFFKWIEYIKDDKLFYYYLPKKDEEIEAPILDKSMKNRLTFILDDEFVYEDDKNNKIKWTVKMNDKGEFYLFDGENRLYFYLYDKMFYFYSYDGKNSYLKELFKIMPRIPLISKDVEYQDILPIYVLYKGLKKIFLEFILPFNIELFNNFKVYKKEKLKINSEFGEVYFNFYHKGFDKIVSKDFILRRKYENLN, via the coding sequence ATGAAAAAGATAGAGTTAATATTAAAACCTTATGTCTCTATTATTTTTTTAAGAGATGTAAAGGTAGGAATAGTTTTATTTTTTCTTTCTTTTTTAATTCCAAGTGTTGGGATATTAGGTTTAATAGGTCTTATATCTACTATCGTTTTTGCTAATTTTACAAATACAAAAGAAGAGTATTTAAAATATGGTTTTTATTTATATAATTCTTTACTTGTTGGTATGGGAATTGGATATTTTTATGAAGTTAGTTTTCTTACAGTTATTCTAACTATATTTTTTTCAATTTTGACTTTTTTAATTTCATTTTCTTTAAACAAAGTTTTTTATAAATATGCATTACCTATTTTATCTTTACCTTTTGCATTTGTTAGTATGATTTTTTATCTCTCTTCAATAAAATATACAACTCTTTTATCTAATATAATTAATAGATATTCAGTTTTTGATATTAATTTTCCTTTTAGCAATTTTTTTAAAAGTTTAGGTACAATAGTTTTTTTGCCTCTTAATTTAGCAGGAATAGTTATATTTTTAATTTTACTTTTTTATTCAAGAATAATGGCTTTTTTAAGTGTAATTGGATTTGTTGTAGGAGTTTATTTTCATTATTTATTTGTTGGAGAGTATGCGTTTAGTTCTCTTTTTAATTTTAATTTTATTCTAATTTCAATTGCGCTTGGGAGTATTTTTCTAATACCCCATATTAAAAGTTATTTAATTTCTTTAATTGCAGTAATTTTAAGTGTATTTTTAATTGATGCAATGGAAGTATTTTTTAATTTATATAATCTTCCCGTTTATACTCTTCCATTTAACATTGTAGTTTTGTTATTTCTTATGCTTTTATATTTTTCTAATTTTAAATATTATAACTTTTCGATTAAAGCTACTCCTGAGAGAAGTTTAGAATATTTTTTAAGTAATGTATTTAGATTTGGGGGTAATGCTATAAAAATAAATTTACCTTTTAATGGAAAATGGGTAGTTTATCAAGCTTTTGATGGAGAATGGACTCATAAGGGTAAATGGAAATATGCTTATGATTTTGTTAAAAAAATTAATGGAAAAAGTTATAAAAATGATGGGCTTTGTCTAAGTGATTACTATGCTTTTGGAGAAAATGTAGTCTCTCCAATTAATGGATATATTGTTAGTTTAAGAGCAGATTTACCTGATAATCCAATAGGAGTTGTAGATAGAGAAAATAATTGGGGTAACTATGTAATTATTAAAAGTGATTTTGGATATTATGTAGAAATATCTCATTTAATGCAAAATTCTATGAAAGTGAAAGTAGGGGATTATGTAAAAGTTGGGGATATTATAGCTAAATGTGGGAATAGTGGGTATTCTCCTGAACCACACATTCACATACAAGTTCAAAAAGATGCATTTTTAGGAAGTGAAACTCTGTTTTTTAAATGGATAGAATATATAAAAGATGATAAATTATTTTACTACTATTTACCAAAAAAAGATGAAGAAATAGAAGCTCCTATTTTAGATAAATCTATGAAAAATAGATTAACATTTATTTTAGATGATGAATTTGTTTATGAAGATGATAAAAATAATAAAATAAAATGGACAGTGAAAATGAATGATAAGGGTGAGTTTTATCTATTTGACGGAGAAAATAGACTCTATTTTTATTTATATGATAAAATGTTTTATTTTTATAGCTATGATGGTAAAAATAGTTATTTAAAAGAGCTTTTTAAAATTATGCCAAGAATACCGTTAATTTCAAAAGATGTAGAGTATCAAGATATTTTACCTATTTATGTTTTATATAAGGGATTAAAAAAAATATTTTTAGAATTTATTTTGCCATTTAACATAGAGTTATTTAATAATTTTAAGGTCTATAAAAAAGAAAAATTAAAAATAAATTCAGAATTTGGAGAAGTGTATTTTAATTTTTATCATAAAGGATTTGATAAAATTGTAAGTAAAGATTTTATTTTGAGGAGAAAATATGAAAACCTTAATTAG